One Longimicrobium sp. genomic window, CTTCGTAGTCCTGGTTCTCCACCAGCGTGGTGGCCGAATCAAGCAGCACCCGCACCAGGGCCTGCCCCTGCTGGGCCCGGGCGGGCGTGGCGCAGAACAGGGCGGCGCAGGCCAGGGCCGGCGCAAGGGTCTTCAGCTTCATACGCCGGGAATCTCCGGAGCGGGAAGGCGCCCGATGACGCCGAAAGAGCACTGTGGAAAGTGCTGATGCTTCGGGCACGGATGCTAGCCGCGGGCCCGCCGTGGGGCAAGGACCGCCGCAGGCCCCCGCGCGCACCTTAAGTTCCATGTTTTCCGCCCCAAGTTGCCACGGATGCCGACCCGGTGCGGATTTCTTGACCCCATCCCGGCCCGCCGCTATACTGTCCGCTCACCTTCCAGGCATCACCCCAGGCGGGAAATGCTCCCAACCCAAGCACAGCAGGAGCCGGCGGGGGATGCCGGGGGTGAGGTCGTGCTGGAACGGATGGCCCTGTTCGTGGTCGGCGAGCACCGCTTCGGCGTGGGCATCGACCGCATCCGCGAGATCATTCCGGCGCGGCCGTACACGCCGCTGCCGGGAAGCGGAAGCCACGTGTGCGGCCTGATCAACCTGCGCGGGCGCATCGTGACGGTGGTGGATTTGGGCGCCCGTCTGCACCTTCCCCCCGCGTCGGCCAACCCGGACCACAGCATCGTCATCGTGGAGCACCGGGGAAAGCTGGCCGGACTGGCGGTGGAAGAAGTATCCCGGATCGTGAACGTTGACCCGGCGGCGCTCGCCGACGCGGCGGATTCCCTCCGCGCGCTGCGCATCGACCGGTCGTACCTGCGCGGGGTGGGAGAGGTGGACGGCGAGGTGTTCGTGGCCGTAGACCCCGACGAAGTGATCTCCCCCATCCTTTCCGCCTGAACCGCCCCACCCCTGGACACCTGAACGGACGCTCATGAGCCAGACCGTGCTGATCTGCGACGACGCCATCTTCATGCGCACCATGATCGGCGACATCCTCACCCAGGCGGGCTTCACGATCGTGGGCGAGGCCGAAACCGGCGTCCAGGCCGTGGAAAAGTACCGCCAGTTCAAGCCCGACCTGGTGACGATGGACATCGTGATGCCCGACATGGGGGGCATCGACGCCGTCCGCGAGATCGTGAAGGAATCTCCCGACGCCAAGATCCTCATGTGCAGCGCCATGGGTCAGCAGGCGCTGGTCATCGAGGCCATCCAGGCCGGCGCCCGCGACTTCGTGGTGAAGCCGTTCCAGCCTTCGCGCGTGCTCGAGGCCGTGCAGCGGGTGCTGGGATAGAGTGCGTGAGTGCGGAAGTGCGTTAGTGCGGAGGTAACGGCAGCCGGCGTTCGCGCCGCGGCCGCCCACGCGCCAAGGCCACTTCCGCACTGACGCACTCACGCACTCACGCACTTCCCCCATGGAACTCTCCCAGTACGCCGAGCTCTTCCTGAGCGAGTCGCGCGAGCACGTCTCCGCGATCAACCACCTGCTGCTGGCGCTGGAGGCTGACCCGCGCGCGCGTGAGCCGGTGGAGGGGCTGTTCCGGGCGGTGCACACCATCAAGGGGATGTCGGCCACCATGGGCTACCGCGCCGTGGCGGAGCTGGCCCACGAGATGGAAAACCTGCTGGACGGCGTGCGCCAGGGCCGCGCCGTTCCCGGCGGAGACCTGGTCGACACGCTCTTCGCCGCCTGCGACGCCCTGGAGCGCGGCATCGAGCTGGCCGTGGAAGAGGGCGACGACGAATCCGTCGTCGCCCCGATCGTGTCCCGCCTGCGCGCCTTGGCCGGCCTGCCCGCCGCGGAGCCGGAGCCCGCACCCGCGGCGGCCTTCGCGGGATCGTTCGCCGATGCCCCGGACGCACCCGCGGGCGCCCTGCGGGTACGGTTCACGGTGGACCCCGCCTCGCCCCTCCCCGGCGTCCGCGCCTTCATGGCGCTGCGCGCCGCGCGCGGGCTGGGCGAGGTCTCCGGG contains:
- a CDS encoding Hpt domain-containing protein, with the translated sequence MELSQYAELFLSESREHVSAINHLLLALEADPRAREPVEGLFRAVHTIKGMSATMGYRAVAELAHEMENLLDGVRQGRAVPGGDLVDTLFAACDALERGIELAVEEGDDESVVAPIVSRLRALAGLPAAEPEPAPAAAFAGSFADAPDAPAGALRVRFTVDPASPLPGVRAFMALRAARGLGEVSGLEPSEAAMQEDGFAGTVRLVLRSEKTDAEIEAALLAAGEIVEVEVRRGMADVPAAAAATDEVLHDAPAEEAAERAGAAGRARNIRVDLKRLDALVNGVGELVIVRDRMRRLAGQAEP
- a CDS encoding response regulator — its product is MSQTVLICDDAIFMRTMIGDILTQAGFTIVGEAETGVQAVEKYRQFKPDLVTMDIVMPDMGGIDAVREIVKESPDAKILMCSAMGQQALVIEAIQAGARDFVVKPFQPSRVLEAVQRVLG
- a CDS encoding chemotaxis protein CheW yields the protein MLPTQAQQEPAGDAGGEVVLERMALFVVGEHRFGVGIDRIREIIPARPYTPLPGSGSHVCGLINLRGRIVTVVDLGARLHLPPASANPDHSIVIVEHRGKLAGLAVEEVSRIVNVDPAALADAADSLRALRIDRSYLRGVGEVDGEVFVAVDPDEVISPILSA